Proteins encoded within one genomic window of Arachis ipaensis cultivar K30076 chromosome B08, Araip1.1, whole genome shotgun sequence:
- the LOC107613236 gene encoding dnaJ protein homolog, which produces MFGRAPKKSDNTKYYEILGVSKEASQDDLKKAYKKAAIKNHPDKGGDPEKFKELAHAYEVLSDPEKREIYDQYGEDALKEGMGGGGGGHDPFDIFQSFFGGSPFGSGGGGSRGRRQRRGEDVVHPLKVSLEDLYLGTSKKLSLSRNVLCSKCNGKGSKSGASMTCAGCQGTGMKVSIRHLGPSMIQQMQHPCNECKGTGETINEKDRCPQCKGEKVVQEKKVLEVHVEKGMQNGQKITFPGEADEAPDTVTGDIVFVLQQKEHPKFKRRDEDLFVEHSLSLTEALCGFKFVLTHLDGRQLLIKSNPGEVIKPDSYKAINDEGMPMYQRPFMKGKLYIHFSVEFPESLIPDQVKALEAVLPPKPTSQLTDMELDECEETTLHDVNMEEEMRRRQQAQQEAYDEDDDMHGGHQRVQCAQQ; this is translated from the exons ATGTTTGGGAGGGCGCCAAAGAAGAGCGATAACACCAAGTACTATGAGATCCTCGGAGTATCGAAGGAGGCTTCGCAGGACGATTTGAAGAAGGCTTACAAGAAAGCCGCCATCAAGAATCATCCTGACAAAGGAGGTGATCCTGAGAAG TTTAAAGAGCTGGCACATGCTTATGAGGTGCTGAGTGACCCGGAGAAGCGTGAGATTTATGATCAATATGGTGAAGACGCACTTAAGGAAGGAATGGGTGGCGGTGGTGGTGGCCATGATCCATTTGATATCTTCCAGTCTTTCTTCGGGGGAAGTCCATTTGGCTCCG GTGGTGGCGGCAGTAGAGGCCGGAGGCAGAGACGTGGCGAAGATGTGGTTCACCCCCTGAAGGTCTCTTTGGAGGACCTTTACCTTGGGACTTCAAAGAAGCTTTCTCTTTCACGGAATGTCTTGTGTTCTAAATGCAACGG GAAAGGGTCGAAATCTGGAGCTTCAATGACATGTGCTGGCTGTCAAGGTACTGGTATGAAGGTTTCCATTAGGCACCTTGGTCCCTCTATGATTCAGCAAATGCAGCATCCTTGCAATGAATGCAAGGGTACTGGAGAAACAATCAATGAGAAAGACCGGTGCCCACAATGCAAGGGCGAGAAAGTCGTCCAAGAGAAGAAAGTGCTCGAGGTCCATGTGGAGAAGGGAATGCAGAACGGGCAGAAGATTACATTCCCTGGTGAAGCTGATGAAGCA CCCGATACAGTCACTGGAGATATTGTCTTTGTCCTTCAACAGAAGGAACATCCCAAGTTCAAGAGAAGGGATGAAGACCTCTTTGTTGAGCACTCGCTGTCCCTGACTGAGGCTTTGTGTGGCTTTAAGTTTGTGCTCACTCACTTGGATGGGCGGCAACTTCTCATCAAGTCAAATCCTGGTGAAGTTATTAAGCCTG ATTCTTACAAGGCAATAAACGATGAGGGAATGCCAATGTACCAGAGGCCCTTCATGAAGGGGAAGCTTTACATTCACTTCTCGGTAGAATTTCCTGAATCTCTGATCCCTGATCAGGTGAAAGCTTTGGAAGCTGTTCTGCCACCAAAACCTACTTCACAGTTGACTGACATGGAGCTGGACGAGTGCGAGGAGACCACACTGCACGATGTGAACATGGAGGAAGAGATGAGGAGGAGGCAACAGGCTCAGCAGGAGGCATACGACGAGGACGATGATATGCACGGTGGTCATCAGAGAGTACAGTGCGCTCAGCAGTGA
- the LOC107612152 gene encoding putative phosphatidylglycerol/phosphatidylinositol transfer protein DDB_G0282179, whose translation MEFQSPPIPKLYLLLCLSFILLLSSFHAHASGYNFRFCAEDANYPVKISRLEITPNPIVRARRAKFKIFAASDHVICGGKWVIKVSYMGLIVHKKMYDLCEAMSCPVDATKFTLSRTQRMPLFAPQGIYTVEISLRNRINEPFTCITFNLKIVSTFLGSS comes from the exons ATGGAGTTTCAGTCTCCTCCAATTCCAAAGCTCtaccttcttttatgcttatctTTCATcctcttactttcttcttttcaCGCTCATGCTAGTGGTTACAACTTCAGATTCTGTG CTGAAGATGCAAACTATCCTGTAAAGATCTCCAGACTTGAAATAACACCAAATCCTATTGTGCGTGCAAGACGGGCTAAGTTTAAGATCTTCGCTGCTTCTG ATCATGTTATCTGTGGTGGGAAGTGGGTAATAAAAGTTTCATATATGGGACTTATTGTCCATAAGAAAATGTATGATCTTTGTGAGGCAATGTCCTGTCCTGTTGATGCTACCAAATTTACTCTTTCTCGCACCCAAAGGATGCCCTTATTTGCCCCACAG GGCATCTACACCGTCGAGATATCATTAAGGAACAGAATAAATGAACCATTCACTTGTATCACCTTTAATTTGAAAATTGTTTCTACATTTTTGGGATCTAGCTAG
- the LOC107613894 gene encoding probable receptor-like protein kinase At1g49730 — protein sequence MDHLLIRKFRHRLLAWLHRSRSGRVFFVRRIPYKDVKRATDGFQRVIYSNSEVTAYAARFGEGGGGVFLVKEVKDFGQQNDVFCRQIQFLGRLHHRHLLSLKGFSVGKDKRLLIFDNIENGSLKEHLNDPLKTPLNWRTRLQIANEVVAALEYLFLFSDPPAYHVSISSSNIMLDENFAAKLSDFGLLTPNANSVMMPNSGDSMKQKSCKIIFQLGVLILELVTGQSSEMEGSDLIPWIQQSRFYNSIDKMIDPDLGNNYDCTELKNLLAVAKLCIKSRDKATFTISQLFRYLQRKIDISHDKVR from the exons ATGGATCATCTCTTGATCCGCAAGTTCCGCCACCGCTTACTTGCATGGCTTCACCGATCTCGTTCCG GTAGGGTGTTCTTTGTGAGGAGAATTCCGTACAAGGATGTTAAAAGGGCAACTGATGGTTTCCAGAGAGTCATTTATAGCAACTCTGAGGTTACTGCATATGCTGCCAGGTTTGGtgagggtggtggtggtgtgTTTTTGGTCAAGGAAGTGAAAGATTTTGGTCAACAAAATGATGTTTTCTGCAGACAGATTCAATTCTTGGGGCGCTTGCATCATCGCCATCTTCTCTCCCTCAAAGGGTTTTCTGTgggaaaagataagag ACTGCTCATATTCGATAACATAGAGAATGGAAGCTTAAAGGAGCATCTCAATG ATCCCTTGAAGACTCCCTTAAATTGGAGGACCAGGTTGCAGATTGCTAATGAAGTTGTGGCAGCACTG GAATACTTGTTTCTTTTCAGTGATCCACCGGCATATCATGTCTCCATCAGCTCGAGCAATATTATGTTAGATGAGAACTTTGCAGCTAAA CTATCAGATTTTGGCCTTCTTACTCCCAATGCAAACTCTGTCATGATGCCGAATTCAGGAG ATAGCATGAAGCAGAAGAGTTGCAAGATCATATTCCAACTCGGAGTGCTGATACTGGAATTGGTCACCGGCCAATCTTCAGAGATGGAAGGTTCAGATTTAATCCCATGGATCCAACAATCCCGATTTTACAATTCCATAGATAAGATGATAGACCCTGATCTTGGAAACAATTATGACTGTACGGAGCTTAAAAATCTTCTAGCAGTGGCAAAATTATGTATCAAATCAAGGGACAAGGCTACATTTACAATCTCTCAGTTATTTCGGTATCTGCAAAGGAAGATTGATATTTCCCATGACAAGGTACGATAG